Proteins from one Triticum aestivum cultivar Chinese Spring chromosome 7A, IWGSC CS RefSeq v2.1, whole genome shotgun sequence genomic window:
- the LOC123147881 gene encoding BTB/POZ domain-containing protein At2g46260 isoform X1: protein MDPDFSRASGGPSFEFAFNSVNFSDRVLRIEIVAGDDAPGAKGAAGEGCSSIADWARHRKRRREDLRRDKGGEGWPTSRHHFECGKYMSEPANIKIEADERDTYEETNEEPVAMIEESPPDIGQDGEDGESSDSSWNMECNQVLRVKSIYISSAILAAKSPFFYKLFSNGMKESDQRHATLRITASEESALMELLSFIYSGKLTTNQPTLLLDILMMSDKFEVVSCMRHCSQLLRSLPMTTESALLYLDLPSSISMAAAVQPLTDAAKEFLANKYKDLTKFQDEVMNIPLAGIEAILCSNDLQVASEDAVYDFVIKWARAQYSRTEERREVLGTRLLPLVRFSHMTCRKLRKVLACSDLDNEQATKSVTDALLYKADAPHRQRALATDVLTSRKYTERAYKYRPLKVVEFDRPYPQCIAYLDLKREECGRLFPSGRIYSQAFHLAGQGFFLSAHCNMDQQSAFHCFGLFLGMQEKGSTSVTVDYEFAARTRPSGEFVSKYKGCYTFTGGKAVGYRNLFAIPWPSFMADDSLFFINGVLHLRAELTIKQL, encoded by the exons ATGGACCCGGACTTCTCCCGGGCGAGCGGCGGCCCGAGCTTCGAGTTCGCCTTCAACTCGGTCAACTTCTCCGACCGGGTCCTGCGGATCGAGATCGTCGCCGGGGACGACGCGCCGGGGGCCAAGGGCGCCGCGGGCGAGGGGTGCTCCTCCATCGCCGACTGGGCGCGCCACCGCAAGCGCCGCAGGGAGGACCTCCGCCGCGACAAAGGTGGGGAAGGTTGGCCTACGTCTCGTCATCATTTCG AATGTGGAAAGTATATGTCAGAACCAGCAAACATCAAAATTGAAGCAGATGAACGTGATACCTATGAGGAAACCAACGAGGAGCCTGTAGCTATGATAGAAGAATCTCCACCTGATATTGGACAAGATG GTGAGGATGGAGAAAGCAGTGACTCATCCTGGAATATGGAGTGCAATCAGGTTTTGAGAGTGAAGTCTATATATATCAGCTCTGCGATTCTAGCTGCAAAAAGTCCCTTCTTTTACAAG CTTTTCTCAAATGGCATGAAAGAATCCGACCAGAGGCATGCAACTCTTAGAATAACTGCTTCAG AGGAAAGTGCCCTTATGGAGCTTTTAAGTTTTATTTACAGTGGAAAGTTGACGACCAATCAGCCAACCCTTCTGCTTGATATCTTGATGATGTCTGACAAATTTGAAGTTGTTTCTTGCATGAGACACTGCAGTCAACTACTAAGAAGCTTACCTATGACCACAGAATCTGCACTTCTCTATCTAGATCTGCCTTCCAGCATTTCAATGGCTGCAGCAGTTCAGCCACTGACTGATGCTGCCAAGGAATTCCTCGCCAACAAATACAAGGATTTGACTAA GTTTCAGGATGAAGTGATGAACATCCCCCTTGCTGGGATTGAAGCCATCTTATGTAGTAATGACCTTCAGGTGGCATCAGAGGACGCAGTCTATGACTTCGTGATCAAATGGGCTCGTGCTCAATACTCAAGAACGGAAGAAAGACGTGAAGTCTTGGGGACTCGTTTGCTGCCACTTGTTAGGTTTTCTCATATGACCTGCAGGAAGTTGCGGAAGGTCCTTGCATGCAGTGATCTGGATAATGAGCAAGCAACTAAAAGTGTCACTGATGCACTCCTGTACAAAGCTGATGCACCACATCGACAGCGCGCCCTTGCTACAGATGTGTTGACCTCTAGGAAATATACTGAACGAGCTTACAAATATCGCCCACTTAAGGTGGTGGAATTTGACCGACCGTATCCTCAATGCATAGCATACTTGGATCTGAAGCGCGAGGAGTGTGGCCGACTATTCCCATCTGGGCGGATTTACTCGCAAGCATTCCATCTTGCTGGACAGGGATTCTTCCTCTCAGCACATTGCAACATGGATCAGCAAAGCGCTTTCCACTGCTTTGGTCTCTTCTTGGGGATGCAAGAGAAAGGCTCAACGAGTGTTACCGTGGACTACGAGTTTGCTGCAAGGACAAGGCCATCGGGTGAGTTTGTCAGTAAGTACAAGGGCTGCTACACCTTCACTGGTGGAAAGGCGGTTGGCTACCGCAATCTCTTCGCAATTCCCTGGCCGTCGTTTATGGCTGATGATAGCCTCTTCTTCATCAATGGGGTACTACATCTGAGAGCAGAATTGACCATAAAGCAACTCTAG
- the LOC123147881 gene encoding BTB/POZ domain-containing protein POB1 isoform X3 codes for MDPDFSRASGGPSFEFAFNSVNFSDRVLRIEIVAGDDAPGAKGAAGEGCSSIADWARHRKRRREDLRRDKECGKYMSEPANIKIEADERDTYEETNEEPVAMIEESPPDIGQDGEDGESSDSSWNMECNQVLRVKSIYISSAILAAKSPFFYKLFSNGMKESDQRHATLRITASEESALMELLSFIYSGKLTTNQPTLLLDILMMSDKFEVVSCMRHCSQLLRSLPMTTESALLYLDLPSSISMAAAVQPLTDAAKEFLANKYKDLTKFQDEVMNIPLAGIEAILCSNDLQVASEDAVYDFVIKWARAQYSRTEERREVLGTRLLPLVRFSHMTCRKLRKVLACSDLDNEQATKSVTDALLYKADAPHRQRALATDVLTSRKYTERAYKYRPLKVVEFDRPYPQCIAYLDLKREECGRLFPSGRIYSQAFHLAGQGFFLSAHCNMDQQSAFHCFGLFLGMQEKGSTSVTVDYEFAARTRPSGEFVSKYKGCYTFTGGKAVGYRNLFAIPWPSFMADDSLFFINGVLHLRAELTIKQL; via the exons ATGGACCCGGACTTCTCCCGGGCGAGCGGCGGCCCGAGCTTCGAGTTCGCCTTCAACTCGGTCAACTTCTCCGACCGGGTCCTGCGGATCGAGATCGTCGCCGGGGACGACGCGCCGGGGGCCAAGGGCGCCGCGGGCGAGGGGTGCTCCTCCATCGCCGACTGGGCGCGCCACCGCAAGCGCCGCAGGGAGGACCTCCGCCGCGACAAAG AATGTGGAAAGTATATGTCAGAACCAGCAAACATCAAAATTGAAGCAGATGAACGTGATACCTATGAGGAAACCAACGAGGAGCCTGTAGCTATGATAGAAGAATCTCCACCTGATATTGGACAAGATG GTGAGGATGGAGAAAGCAGTGACTCATCCTGGAATATGGAGTGCAATCAGGTTTTGAGAGTGAAGTCTATATATATCAGCTCTGCGATTCTAGCTGCAAAAAGTCCCTTCTTTTACAAG CTTTTCTCAAATGGCATGAAAGAATCCGACCAGAGGCATGCAACTCTTAGAATAACTGCTTCAG AGGAAAGTGCCCTTATGGAGCTTTTAAGTTTTATTTACAGTGGAAAGTTGACGACCAATCAGCCAACCCTTCTGCTTGATATCTTGATGATGTCTGACAAATTTGAAGTTGTTTCTTGCATGAGACACTGCAGTCAACTACTAAGAAGCTTACCTATGACCACAGAATCTGCACTTCTCTATCTAGATCTGCCTTCCAGCATTTCAATGGCTGCAGCAGTTCAGCCACTGACTGATGCTGCCAAGGAATTCCTCGCCAACAAATACAAGGATTTGACTAA GTTTCAGGATGAAGTGATGAACATCCCCCTTGCTGGGATTGAAGCCATCTTATGTAGTAATGACCTTCAGGTGGCATCAGAGGACGCAGTCTATGACTTCGTGATCAAATGGGCTCGTGCTCAATACTCAAGAACGGAAGAAAGACGTGAAGTCTTGGGGACTCGTTTGCTGCCACTTGTTAGGTTTTCTCATATGACCTGCAGGAAGTTGCGGAAGGTCCTTGCATGCAGTGATCTGGATAATGAGCAAGCAACTAAAAGTGTCACTGATGCACTCCTGTACAAAGCTGATGCACCACATCGACAGCGCGCCCTTGCTACAGATGTGTTGACCTCTAGGAAATATACTGAACGAGCTTACAAATATCGCCCACTTAAGGTGGTGGAATTTGACCGACCGTATCCTCAATGCATAGCATACTTGGATCTGAAGCGCGAGGAGTGTGGCCGACTATTCCCATCTGGGCGGATTTACTCGCAAGCATTCCATCTTGCTGGACAGGGATTCTTCCTCTCAGCACATTGCAACATGGATCAGCAAAGCGCTTTCCACTGCTTTGGTCTCTTCTTGGGGATGCAAGAGAAAGGCTCAACGAGTGTTACCGTGGACTACGAGTTTGCTGCAAGGACAAGGCCATCGGGTGAGTTTGTCAGTAAGTACAAGGGCTGCTACACCTTCACTGGTGGAAAGGCGGTTGGCTACCGCAATCTCTTCGCAATTCCCTGGCCGTCGTTTATGGCTGATGATAGCCTCTTCTTCATCAATGGGGTACTACATCTGAGAGCAGAATTGACCATAAAGCAACTCTAG
- the LOC123147881 gene encoding BTB/POZ domain-containing protein POB1 isoform X2 — protein sequence MDPDFSRASGGPSFEFAFNSVNFSDRVLRIEIVAGDDAPGAKGAAGEGCSSIADWARHRKRRREDLRRDKGGEECGKYMSEPANIKIEADERDTYEETNEEPVAMIEESPPDIGQDGEDGESSDSSWNMECNQVLRVKSIYISSAILAAKSPFFYKLFSNGMKESDQRHATLRITASEESALMELLSFIYSGKLTTNQPTLLLDILMMSDKFEVVSCMRHCSQLLRSLPMTTESALLYLDLPSSISMAAAVQPLTDAAKEFLANKYKDLTKFQDEVMNIPLAGIEAILCSNDLQVASEDAVYDFVIKWARAQYSRTEERREVLGTRLLPLVRFSHMTCRKLRKVLACSDLDNEQATKSVTDALLYKADAPHRQRALATDVLTSRKYTERAYKYRPLKVVEFDRPYPQCIAYLDLKREECGRLFPSGRIYSQAFHLAGQGFFLSAHCNMDQQSAFHCFGLFLGMQEKGSTSVTVDYEFAARTRPSGEFVSKYKGCYTFTGGKAVGYRNLFAIPWPSFMADDSLFFINGVLHLRAELTIKQL from the exons ATGGACCCGGACTTCTCCCGGGCGAGCGGCGGCCCGAGCTTCGAGTTCGCCTTCAACTCGGTCAACTTCTCCGACCGGGTCCTGCGGATCGAGATCGTCGCCGGGGACGACGCGCCGGGGGCCAAGGGCGCCGCGGGCGAGGGGTGCTCCTCCATCGCCGACTGGGCGCGCCACCGCAAGCGCCGCAGGGAGGACCTCCGCCGCGACAAAGGTGGGGAAG AATGTGGAAAGTATATGTCAGAACCAGCAAACATCAAAATTGAAGCAGATGAACGTGATACCTATGAGGAAACCAACGAGGAGCCTGTAGCTATGATAGAAGAATCTCCACCTGATATTGGACAAGATG GTGAGGATGGAGAAAGCAGTGACTCATCCTGGAATATGGAGTGCAATCAGGTTTTGAGAGTGAAGTCTATATATATCAGCTCTGCGATTCTAGCTGCAAAAAGTCCCTTCTTTTACAAG CTTTTCTCAAATGGCATGAAAGAATCCGACCAGAGGCATGCAACTCTTAGAATAACTGCTTCAG AGGAAAGTGCCCTTATGGAGCTTTTAAGTTTTATTTACAGTGGAAAGTTGACGACCAATCAGCCAACCCTTCTGCTTGATATCTTGATGATGTCTGACAAATTTGAAGTTGTTTCTTGCATGAGACACTGCAGTCAACTACTAAGAAGCTTACCTATGACCACAGAATCTGCACTTCTCTATCTAGATCTGCCTTCCAGCATTTCAATGGCTGCAGCAGTTCAGCCACTGACTGATGCTGCCAAGGAATTCCTCGCCAACAAATACAAGGATTTGACTAA GTTTCAGGATGAAGTGATGAACATCCCCCTTGCTGGGATTGAAGCCATCTTATGTAGTAATGACCTTCAGGTGGCATCAGAGGACGCAGTCTATGACTTCGTGATCAAATGGGCTCGTGCTCAATACTCAAGAACGGAAGAAAGACGTGAAGTCTTGGGGACTCGTTTGCTGCCACTTGTTAGGTTTTCTCATATGACCTGCAGGAAGTTGCGGAAGGTCCTTGCATGCAGTGATCTGGATAATGAGCAAGCAACTAAAAGTGTCACTGATGCACTCCTGTACAAAGCTGATGCACCACATCGACAGCGCGCCCTTGCTACAGATGTGTTGACCTCTAGGAAATATACTGAACGAGCTTACAAATATCGCCCACTTAAGGTGGTGGAATTTGACCGACCGTATCCTCAATGCATAGCATACTTGGATCTGAAGCGCGAGGAGTGTGGCCGACTATTCCCATCTGGGCGGATTTACTCGCAAGCATTCCATCTTGCTGGACAGGGATTCTTCCTCTCAGCACATTGCAACATGGATCAGCAAAGCGCTTTCCACTGCTTTGGTCTCTTCTTGGGGATGCAAGAGAAAGGCTCAACGAGTGTTACCGTGGACTACGAGTTTGCTGCAAGGACAAGGCCATCGGGTGAGTTTGTCAGTAAGTACAAGGGCTGCTACACCTTCACTGGTGGAAAGGCGGTTGGCTACCGCAATCTCTTCGCAATTCCCTGGCCGTCGTTTATGGCTGATGATAGCCTCTTCTTCATCAATGGGGTACTACATCTGAGAGCAGAATTGACCATAAAGCAACTCTAG